The following are from one region of the Paenibacillus protaetiae genome:
- a CDS encoding Ppx/GppA family phosphatase — translation MTNQRIAIIDIGSNSVRLVVYEKLASGSHRVIEASKRAARLSEQIDSDGKLAAEAIGKLIQTINHFLMICDHHQTKTIRAVATAAIRNAVNGQEVLETIRSQSGLQVELLSGEEEAYYGFVGMINALAVDNGFLIDIGGGSTEVSLFRNRKLEASVSFPFGCVSLTRRFGRDGMLDNDAVKELEAFLSAAVAKEPWISQHPDLPLIGVGGTVRALGKIHQAYHHYPIELNHNYQLNAADVDQLFHLLQALPLDKRRKFPGLSKDRTDVIVPGLAILRLLHRAIRAKHYLVCGTGLRDGLFHATCFPGDPIVPDVLDFSISQLIGLHPETQSRHAELVRRVTPLLFDELKDTHTLPRDAELLLQTASSLFRIGASIDYYAASKHSFYLIVNSQLNGLTHRQIVLAAAIASYKGKNRLRQQLSEFRELLHEADFEGVVKLGMLLQLAMALDRSETQTGWPFELKRTGTTLLITGAAGSEQLAWEQTEVKSLAPDFKKAWGFVPEFLPAY, via the coding sequence TTGACTAATCAACGGATTGCCATTATCGATATCGGCTCTAACTCCGTCCGCCTTGTCGTATATGAGAAATTAGCAAGCGGTTCGCACCGGGTAATCGAAGCAAGCAAACGAGCGGCAAGACTAAGTGAACAGATTGATTCGGACGGCAAGCTTGCTGCTGAAGCCATTGGCAAGCTGATTCAGACCATTAACCATTTTTTAATGATATGCGACCATCATCAGACCAAAACGATACGCGCAGTGGCGACTGCCGCGATCCGCAATGCGGTGAACGGACAAGAGGTGCTGGAGACGATCCGCAGCCAGTCCGGTCTGCAAGTCGAGCTGCTTTCAGGCGAAGAAGAAGCCTATTACGGCTTTGTCGGCATGATCAACGCACTTGCGGTAGATAACGGCTTTCTGATCGACATCGGCGGCGGAAGCACCGAAGTATCGCTGTTCCGCAACCGGAAGCTGGAAGCGTCGGTTTCGTTTCCGTTTGGATGTGTAAGCCTGACCCGCCGGTTCGGACGTGACGGCATGCTGGACAATGACGCTGTAAAAGAGCTGGAGGCATTCCTGTCGGCGGCTGTCGCCAAAGAGCCATGGATTTCACAGCATCCTGATTTGCCGCTCATCGGCGTAGGGGGAACCGTGCGGGCGCTTGGCAAAATTCATCAGGCGTATCACCACTACCCGATAGAGTTGAACCATAATTATCAGTTGAACGCCGCTGATGTGGATCAGCTGTTCCATTTGCTGCAAGCCCTTCCGCTGGACAAGCGCCGCAAGTTTCCCGGCTTGTCCAAAGACAGAACCGACGTCATTGTACCTGGGCTTGCTATACTCCGCCTGCTGCACCGGGCTATCCGGGCCAAACATTATCTCGTCTGCGGCACCGGACTGCGGGACGGCTTGTTCCATGCGACCTGCTTCCCGGGCGATCCCATTGTGCCCGATGTGCTTGATTTCAGTATCAGCCAGCTGATCGGTCTGCATCCGGAAACGCAAAGCCGGCATGCCGAGCTTGTTCGAAGGGTTACGCCGCTGTTGTTTGACGAGCTGAAAGATACGCATACGCTTCCGCGGGACGCAGAGCTGCTGCTGCAAACAGCTTCCAGTCTGTTCCGGATTGGCGCGTCCATCGACTATTATGCCGCTTCCAAACATTCTTTTTATTTAATTGTCAACTCTCAATTAAACGGGCTTACCCACCGCCAAATCGTGCTGGCAGCGGCCATCGCCTCCTATAAAGGAAAAAACCGGCTCCGCCAGCAGCTCTCCGAGTTTCGTGAGCTGCTGCATGAAGCCGATTTTGAAGGCGTTGTTAAGTTAGGGATGCTGCTGCAGCTTGCCATGGCGCTGGACCGCAGCGAAACGCAAACGGGCTGGCCGTTCGAGCTTAAACGAACCGGCACAACGCTCCTTATAACGGGCGCCGCCGGCAGCGAGCAGCTGGCTTGGGAGCAAACCGAAGTCAAATCGCTTGCTCCCGATTTCAAGAAAGCTTGGGGATTCGTTCCCGAATTTCTGCCTGCCTATTAA
- the citZ gene encoding citrate synthase produces the protein MTATKGLEGIVAASSSISSIIDGVLTYRGINIDDLAQNASFEEVIYLLWYGKLPNRQELAGLKAKLDEYASIPNEVIEQIKTFPKGANSMAALRTAISSLGLYDESANDMSPEANLQKAIKLQAKLPTIVAAFSRIRNGEEPVAPKKGVSIAYNFLYMLDGAEPAEVAVKALDQALVLHADHELNASTFAARVTVGTLSDIYSGVTSAIGALKGPLHGGANEAVMVMLEQIGSLANVESWIGEALATKQKIMGFGHRVYKNGDPRAKHLQKMSRELGKLKGNMELYDMSVKIEEIVTGQKGLKPNVDFYSASVYTNLGIPRDLFTPIFAISRVSGWTAHILEQYQDNRLIRPRADYVGPVNAKYVPIDER, from the coding sequence ATGACAGCAACCAAAGGCCTTGAAGGTATCGTAGCGGCTTCCTCGTCGATCAGTTCTATCATTGACGGCGTTTTAACCTATCGCGGTATTAATATTGATGATCTTGCACAAAACGCTTCTTTTGAAGAAGTTATTTATTTGCTCTGGTACGGCAAGCTTCCAAACCGCCAGGAATTGGCTGGATTAAAAGCTAAGCTGGATGAATATGCATCCATTCCAAATGAAGTCATTGAACAAATCAAAACGTTTCCGAAAGGCGCAAACTCGATGGCGGCGCTCCGCACAGCCATTTCGAGCCTGGGACTTTACGACGAGTCGGCTAACGATATGAGCCCGGAAGCCAATTTGCAAAAAGCGATCAAGCTGCAAGCTAAGCTTCCTACAATTGTAGCCGCTTTCTCGCGCATTCGTAACGGTGAGGAGCCTGTAGCGCCTAAGAAAGGCGTATCCATCGCTTACAACTTCCTGTATATGCTGGATGGTGCCGAGCCTGCAGAAGTTGCCGTTAAAGCGCTTGATCAGGCGCTTGTGCTGCACGCTGACCATGAGCTGAACGCTTCGACGTTTGCAGCGCGGGTTACGGTTGGCACGTTGTCCGACATTTATTCGGGCGTCACTTCCGCAATCGGTGCTTTGAAAGGGCCGCTTCATGGCGGAGCCAACGAAGCCGTGATGGTGATGCTGGAGCAAATCGGCTCCCTCGCAAACGTAGAAAGCTGGATTGGCGAAGCGCTTGCCACCAAGCAAAAAATTATGGGCTTTGGGCATCGCGTATATAAAAACGGCGATCCGCGCGCCAAACATTTGCAAAAAATGTCCCGCGAGCTGGGCAAGCTGAAAGGCAATATGGAGCTCTATGATATGTCGGTTAAAATCGAAGAGATCGTAACCGGGCAAAAAGGCCTTAAGCCAAACGTAGACTTCTATTCGGCTTCCGTATATACGAATCTGGGCATCCCTCGCGATCTGTTTACGCCGATCTTTGCCATTAGCCGCGTATCCGGATGGACCGCTCATATTTTGGAGCAATATCAGGATAACCGCCTCATCCGCCCTCGTGCGGATTATGTTGGTCCTGTGAATGCGAAATACGTTCCGATTGACGAACGCTAA
- the icd gene encoding NADP-dependent isocitrate dehydrogenase, with protein MAQFEKFALPTEGEKITIENGVLNVPNHPIVPFIEGDGTGRDIWRASKRVLDAAVEKAYKGEKNIAWYEVFAGEKAFNTYGEWLPADTLTAIREYIVAIKGPLTTPIGGGIRSLNVALRQELDLYVCLRPVRYFDGVPSPVKRPELVDMVIFRENTEDIYAGIEYQEGTDAVKKVIKFLQEEMGVNKIRFPETSGIGIKPVSAEGSKRLVRSAIEYAIKHNRKSVTLVHKGNIMKFTEGAFKNWGYEVAETEYADSTFTWGQYDRIKEEQGVDAANQAQKDAEAAGKVIIKDAIADIALQQVLTRPTDFDVIATLNLNGDYLSDALAAQVGGIGIAPGANINYLTGHAIFEATHGTAPKYADKDVVNPGSVILSGVMMLEHLGWQEAADLIYKGMETSINNKTVTYDFARLMEGAKEVKCSEFADQIIANM; from the coding sequence ATGGCTCAATTTGAGAAATTTGCCCTTCCAACCGAAGGCGAAAAAATTACAATCGAGAATGGTGTACTTAACGTTCCAAACCACCCAATTGTTCCTTTCATCGAAGGCGACGGCACTGGCCGCGACATTTGGCGCGCTTCGAAACGCGTTTTGGATGCAGCTGTTGAGAAAGCATACAAAGGCGAAAAAAATATCGCTTGGTACGAAGTGTTTGCCGGCGAAAAAGCATTCAACACTTACGGCGAATGGCTTCCAGCCGATACGCTGACAGCAATCCGTGAATATATCGTAGCGATCAAAGGTCCTTTGACGACGCCTATCGGCGGCGGCATCCGCTCTCTGAACGTTGCGCTCCGCCAAGAGCTTGACCTGTATGTGTGCTTGCGTCCGGTTCGCTATTTCGACGGCGTTCCTTCGCCGGTAAAACGTCCTGAGCTGGTTGACATGGTTATTTTCCGCGAAAACACGGAAGATATCTATGCAGGCATCGAGTACCAAGAAGGTACGGACGCGGTTAAGAAAGTGATCAAGTTCCTGCAGGAAGAAATGGGCGTTAACAAAATCCGTTTCCCTGAAACGTCCGGTATCGGCATTAAGCCAGTTTCTGCGGAAGGTTCGAAACGCCTCGTTCGCTCCGCGATCGAATATGCAATCAAGCATAACCGCAAATCGGTTACGCTCGTTCATAAAGGCAATATCATGAAATTTACGGAAGGCGCGTTCAAAAACTGGGGTTACGAAGTAGCTGAAACCGAATACGCGGATTCCACATTCACTTGGGGCCAATATGACCGCATCAAAGAAGAGCAAGGCGTTGACGCGGCGAACCAAGCGCAAAAAGACGCGGAAGCAGCCGGCAAAGTCATCATCAAGGACGCTATTGCCGACATCGCTTTGCAGCAAGTATTAACTCGCCCGACCGATTTCGACGTTATTGCGACGCTGAACCTGAACGGCGACTATCTGTCCGACGCTCTGGCAGCGCAAGTTGGCGGCATCGGCATCGCGCCAGGCGCAAACATCAACTACTTGACCGGACATGCAATCTTCGAAGCTACGCATGGCACGGCTCCTAAATATGCGGATAAAGACGTTGTAAACCCAGGTTCCGTTATTTTGTCCGGCGTTATGATGCTTGAACACCTCGGCTGGCAAGAAGCGGCTGACCTGATCTACAAAGGCATGGAAACGTCGATCAACAACAAAACGGTTACGTATGACTTTGCACGTCTGATGGAAGGCGCTAAGGAAGTAAAATGCTCCGAGTTCGCTGACCAAATCATCGCAAACATGTAA
- the mdh gene encoding malate dehydrogenase yields MPIKRNKITVVGAGFTGATTALMLAQKELGNVVLVDIPQLENPTKGKALDMLESTPVQGVDANIIGTSNYEDTSDSDIVIITAGVARKPGMSRDDLVNTNAGIVKSVCENIKAFSPEAYVIILSNPVDAMTYVAYQTLGFPKNRVIGQSGVLDTARYCTFIAQELNVSVEDVRGFVLGGHGDDMVPLVRYSNVAGIPIEKLIPADRIEAIVQRARVGGGEIVSLLGNGSAYYAPAASLVQMAEAVLKDKKRILPVIALLKGEYGYDNLFMGVPAVIGGDGIEKIFELELTAEEKAALDKSAQSVRSVIQVVSG; encoded by the coding sequence ATGCCAATTAAACGCAACAAAATTACAGTCGTGGGCGCAGGTTTTACCGGTGCCACAACCGCTTTGATGCTTGCGCAAAAAGAGCTTGGCAATGTTGTTCTCGTTGATATTCCGCAGCTTGAAAACCCTACAAAAGGCAAAGCGCTCGACATGCTGGAATCCACTCCGGTGCAAGGCGTTGACGCTAATATCATCGGCACCTCCAACTACGAGGACACGAGCGATTCGGACATCGTTATTATTACGGCCGGCGTTGCGCGTAAACCGGGGATGAGCCGCGATGATCTTGTCAATACAAATGCCGGCATTGTAAAATCGGTATGCGAAAATATAAAAGCGTTTAGCCCCGAGGCGTATGTCATCATCTTGAGCAATCCGGTCGACGCCATGACCTATGTGGCTTACCAAACGCTTGGTTTCCCTAAAAATCGTGTAATCGGGCAGTCCGGCGTGCTCGATACGGCCCGGTACTGCACGTTTATCGCGCAGGAGCTTAACGTCTCCGTCGAGGACGTCCGCGGCTTTGTGCTGGGCGGCCATGGCGACGATATGGTGCCGCTTGTCCGTTACTCGAATGTAGCGGGCATCCCGATCGAAAAGCTCATTCCGGCGGACCGCATCGAAGCGATTGTGCAGCGCGCACGCGTTGGAGGCGGTGAAATCGTGAGCTTGCTGGGCAACGGCAGCGCTTATTATGCGCCTGCAGCATCGCTGGTTCAAATGGCGGAAGCGGTGCTGAAGGACAAAAAACGGATTTTGCCGGTCATCGCGCTGCTGAAAGGCGAATACGGCTATGACAATCTGTTTATGGGTGTGCCGGCAGTCATCGGCGGCGACGGGATTGAGAAAATCTTCGAGCTGGAGCTGACGGCGGAAGAAAAAGCCGCGCTTGATAAATCCGCTCAATCGGTACGCAGCGTCATTCAGGTTGTCAGCGGCTGA
- the recQ gene encoding DNA helicase RecQ encodes MLSKAKELLKQVYGYDEFRKGQEQIIGGILEGKDTLAVLPTGGGKSICYQIPALALEGTTIVISPLISLMKDQVDTLNRLGVPAAYLNSSLGAAEYRDIMRNAMMGEYKLLYVAPERLDAPMFASLAEQLTIPLIAIDEAHCVSQWGHDFRPSYRQLAGWIRSMANRPLVAAFTATATQEVADDITAMLDLHAPNVFVTGFARPNLALSVVTGADKRRFLLRFAEERREQSGIVYTATRKEAEQVHELLSKAGYAAGKYHGGLSDTERAQAQERFRFDDIRIMVATNAFGMGIDKPNVRYVLHWQMPGDIESYYQEAGRAGRDGEESECILLFEPQDIQIQRYLIEQGPGEDSRKSVQLAKLNHMANYSRTQRCLQQFIVDYFGESGAEPCGKCSSCLDKSELVERTAEAQKAMSCVGRMKGRFGVTMVAKVLKGSRDKRVLEFGLDKLSTYGLFRSWPEKEIADWLYWLAAEGYLKLSDGQYPTVSLTASALPVLEGKEPVMQRLRTSVRRQASEGRHYAMPVFEALREWRKEAAAQEGVPPFMLFFDATLKELADAMPQTEAELLQVKGIGAAKAAKYGENILAIMAQFAGGANGEGARRDAPYEPSHAPQARIRTAAAAPGAAAGEDGDTPSHLLSLRMFQSGMEPQQIAEARGLSRVTVEAHLIRGAEEGEELEWSRVIPPEFEQLILDAIRTVGQGKLKPIKEALPDQVEYFAIHGVMAKYGLKNAVQ; translated from the coding sequence TTGCTGAGCAAGGCAAAAGAATTGTTAAAGCAGGTGTACGGCTACGACGAGTTCCGCAAAGGGCAGGAGCAAATTATTGGCGGCATTCTCGAAGGCAAAGATACGCTTGCCGTGCTGCCGACCGGCGGAGGCAAGTCGATATGTTATCAAATACCGGCGCTGGCGCTGGAAGGGACAACGATCGTCATTTCCCCGCTCATTTCCTTGATGAAGGACCAGGTGGACACGCTGAACCGGCTTGGCGTGCCGGCCGCTTATTTAAACAGCTCGCTGGGAGCAGCGGAATACCGGGATATTATGCGCAATGCGATGATGGGCGAATATAAGCTGCTCTACGTTGCGCCGGAGCGGCTGGACGCGCCGATGTTTGCTTCGCTGGCGGAGCAGCTTACGATTCCGCTTATCGCCATTGACGAGGCGCATTGCGTATCGCAGTGGGGGCATGATTTCCGCCCGAGCTACCGCCAGCTGGCAGGATGGATCCGCAGCATGGCGAATCGGCCGCTTGTAGCGGCATTTACGGCAACAGCCACGCAGGAGGTGGCGGACGATATTACCGCCATGCTTGATTTGCATGCGCCTAACGTATTTGTAACCGGATTTGCCCGGCCGAATCTGGCATTGTCTGTCGTCACCGGCGCGGATAAAAGAAGGTTTTTGCTCCGGTTTGCAGAGGAGCGCCGCGAACAGTCCGGCATCGTATATACGGCGACCCGCAAAGAAGCCGAACAGGTACATGAGCTGCTGTCGAAAGCGGGCTATGCCGCGGGCAAATATCATGGCGGCTTATCCGATACGGAACGCGCGCAGGCACAGGAGCGGTTTCGCTTTGACGATATTCGCATTATGGTGGCGACAAACGCCTTTGGCATGGGCATAGACAAGCCAAACGTCCGTTATGTGCTGCACTGGCAAATGCCGGGCGACATTGAGTCGTATTACCAAGAGGCGGGACGCGCCGGCCGCGACGGCGAAGAGAGCGAATGCATCCTGTTGTTCGAGCCGCAGGATATTCAAATTCAGCGGTACTTGATTGAGCAGGGCCCTGGCGAGGACAGCCGCAAATCGGTCCAGCTGGCGAAGCTGAACCATATGGCGAACTACAGCCGGACGCAGCGCTGCCTGCAGCAGTTTATCGTCGATTATTTTGGCGAAAGCGGCGCGGAGCCCTGCGGCAAATGCAGCAGCTGCCTCGACAAAAGCGAGTTGGTCGAGCGCACGGCCGAAGCGCAAAAGGCGATGTCATGCGTCGGCCGGATGAAGGGGCGCTTCGGCGTGACGATGGTCGCCAAAGTGCTGAAAGGTTCGCGCGACAAGCGTGTGCTTGAATTTGGGCTGGACAAGCTGTCGACGTATGGTCTGTTCCGCAGCTGGCCGGAGAAGGAAATTGCCGATTGGCTGTATTGGCTTGCCGCGGAAGGTTACTTGAAGCTGAGCGACGGCCAGTACCCGACCGTTTCGCTGACTGCCAGCGCCTTGCCTGTACTGGAAGGGAAAGAGCCGGTCATGCAGCGGCTGCGCACGTCGGTGCGGCGGCAGGCTTCCGAGGGCCGCCATTACGCCATGCCTGTATTTGAGGCGCTGCGCGAATGGCGCAAAGAGGCGGCCGCGCAGGAAGGCGTGCCGCCGTTTATGCTCTTTTTTGACGCAACGCTGAAGGAGCTGGCCGATGCGATGCCGCAAACCGAAGCGGAACTGCTGCAGGTGAAAGGGATCGGCGCGGCCAAAGCGGCCAAATACGGCGAAAATATTTTGGCCATCATGGCGCAATTCGCCGGCGGAGCCAATGGGGAGGGCGCCAGACGCGATGCGCCTTACGAGCCGTCCCATGCGCCGCAGGCGCGCATCCGCACAGCGGCAGCAGCCCCCGGCGCAGCTGCCGGGGAAGACGGCGACACGCCAAGCCACCTGCTGTCGCTGCGGATGTTCCAAAGCGGCATGGAGCCGCAGCAGATTGCAGAAGCGAGAGGATTAAGCCGAGTAACCGTCGAGGCGCATTTGATCCGCGGGGCGGAAGAAGGCGAAGAGCTGGAATGGAGCCGGGTTATTCCGCCTGAATTCGAGCAGCTAATTTTGGATGCGATCCGTACGGTTGGCCAAGGCAAGCTGAAGCCGATCAAGGAGGCGCTGCCGGATCAGGTCGAATATTTTGCCATCCACGGCGTTATGGCCAAATACGGGTTGAAAAACGCGGTCCAATAG
- a CDS encoding sugar kinase, whose product MQQASPDIVTFGESMALFMPPEHRALERATELEQSFGGAESNVAIGVARLGVTSGWFGTVGDDPFGKMILKALRAEGVDVSHARQSGEAPTGLMFREKVAGRVSVHYYRKHSAASRVTPEQLDEAYIRGAKILHVTGITAALSPNCLAAVRRAIEIAKDAGVKVCFDPNLRLKLWSIEEAREALLPLAKEADYFLPGWDELKLLYDTDDYETVKEQLLQLNAVTVVKGYGDNTVVLENGNETIVPFYPAEQVIDTVGAGDGFCAGFLAGLRKGLSPLEAVRLASVNGSLVVQMRGDWEALPEWSAVEQRLGSKAWVER is encoded by the coding sequence ATGCAGCAAGCATCACCGGATATTGTAACATTCGGCGAGTCTATGGCTTTATTTATGCCGCCCGAGCATCGGGCGCTGGAGAGGGCAACGGAACTGGAACAAAGCTTTGGCGGAGCGGAAAGCAATGTAGCGATCGGCGTGGCGCGCCTTGGCGTGACGTCCGGCTGGTTCGGGACAGTTGGCGACGATCCGTTCGGCAAAATGATTTTGAAGGCGCTGCGGGCCGAAGGCGTGGATGTCTCTCATGCCCGCCAGAGCGGTGAGGCGCCGACAGGGCTTATGTTCCGTGAGAAGGTGGCCGGCAGAGTGTCGGTCCACTATTACCGCAAACATTCTGCGGCAAGCCGTGTAACGCCGGAACAGCTGGATGAAGCTTACATACGCGGCGCCAAAATTTTGCATGTAACGGGAATTACGGCCGCCCTGAGCCCGAACTGCCTTGCTGCGGTGCGCCGGGCAATTGAAATTGCCAAGGATGCAGGCGTCAAAGTATGCTTTGATCCGAACTTGCGCTTGAAGCTTTGGTCCATCGAAGAAGCCCGGGAAGCGCTGCTGCCGCTTGCGAAAGAAGCGGATTATTTCCTGCCGGGGTGGGACGAGCTTAAGCTGTTGTATGATACGGACGATTACGAAACGGTAAAAGAGCAATTGCTGCAGCTGAATGCGGTAACGGTTGTAAAAGGATACGGCGACAATACGGTAGTCCTTGAGAATGGCAATGAAACGATTGTGCCGTTCTATCCGGCAGAACAGGTTATCGATACGGTTGGCGCCGGAGACGGTTTTTGCGCCGGATTTTTGGCAGGACTGCGCAAAGGGCTGTCCCCGCTTGAAGCCGTTCGGCTGGCCAGCGTTAACGGCTCGCTTGTGGTCCAAATGCGCGGAGACTGGGAAGCGCTGCCAGAATGGAGTGCCGTGGAACAGCGGCTTGGCTCCAAAGCATGGGTGGAGCGTTAA
- a CDS encoding DeoR/GlpR family DNA-binding transcription regulator, which translates to MNSDTAASKGQRRRDGIVQLLKQQGRITIQEIVERFGCSEATARRDLEQLETAYPVIRTIGGAMYDGLNAARDIPFAEKEGLSFLEKERIAELAASLVEEGDVIGLSGGTTNYLIAKMLKPRTGITVVTNAVNIAMELAGSGIQVVVTGGIMRHNSFELCGPLGEGMVAHLNIGKMFIGVDGVSQAHGITTYSEQEAQIAKALIQRSQFTYAVFDQTKVDKSSLFSIAALAELQAFITDKPLPEALEAEAGSLGIQVHIAERRL; encoded by the coding sequence ATGAACAGCGATACGGCCGCTTCGAAAGGGCAGCGCAGGCGTGACGGCATCGTTCAACTGCTCAAGCAGCAGGGGCGGATTACGATTCAGGAAATTGTCGAACGGTTCGGCTGCTCGGAAGCTACGGCAAGAAGAGACCTGGAACAGCTGGAGACGGCTTATCCGGTCATCCGAACGATCGGCGGAGCGATGTATGACGGCTTGAACGCCGCCCGCGACATCCCGTTTGCGGAGAAGGAAGGCTTGTCGTTCCTGGAGAAGGAACGGATAGCCGAGCTTGCGGCTTCGCTCGTGGAGGAAGGGGATGTTATCGGCCTCTCCGGCGGCACAACCAACTATCTGATCGCCAAAATGCTGAAGCCGCGCACCGGCATTACCGTTGTGACCAACGCGGTTAATATTGCGATGGAGCTGGCCGGCAGCGGTATTCAAGTTGTGGTGACCGGCGGCATTATGCGCCATAACAGCTTTGAGCTTTGCGGTCCGCTGGGCGAGGGCATGGTAGCCCATCTGAACATCGGCAAAATGTTCATTGGGGTGGACGGCGTCTCGCAGGCGCATGGTATTACCACGTATTCCGAGCAGGAAGCGCAAATTGCGAAAGCGCTTATTCAGCGCTCACAATTTACGTATGCGGTATTTGACCAGACGAAGGTGGATAAATCTTCGCTGTTTTCCATTGCGGCGCTTGCCGAATTGCAGGCTTTCATAACAGACAAGCCGCTTCCGGAGGCGCTGGAAGCCGAAGCTGGAAGCTTGGGCATCCAGGTGCATATCGCAGAACGCAGGTTATAA
- the nagA gene encoding N-acetylglucosamine-6-phosphate deacetylase produces the protein MTTLFQQVQIVLENRIIQGNVLVQDGIITHISADGEAAVPAHAGWTVVDGQGGWLLPGFIDIHVHGGFGADFMDADAGSYDAITRFHSSHGTTGMLATTVTASKEAIEQVLAAAHSYCSGNMPYAALLGVHLEGPFISEKWPGAQNPAFIAEPNLEWLQQWISAYPGLIRMLTLAPEKKGALELISWLNEHGIAAAAGHTDANYEEIARAADAGLTHAVHTFNAMRGLHHREPGTAGAVLTDDRIYAEIIADGEHVHPAAVRLLASSKPADKLILITDAISAAGMPDGEYELGGLPVTLKDGAARLSGSGNLAGSSLTMMGAFRFMLDHTELTVPDVSRLASGNPAKRLGLFHTTGSIAAGKRADLVLADTNFEVLGTWVGGSRVYERDGQRE, from the coding sequence ATGACCACTTTATTCCAACAAGTTCAAATCGTACTCGAAAACCGGATTATACAAGGAAACGTGCTTGTCCAAGACGGCATCATTACACATATCTCGGCGGACGGCGAAGCTGCCGTTCCCGCCCATGCCGGCTGGACGGTCGTGGACGGCCAAGGCGGCTGGCTGCTGCCCGGCTTTATTGATATTCATGTGCATGGCGGCTTCGGCGCTGATTTTATGGATGCGGATGCCGGCAGCTATGACGCAATCACCCGGTTTCACAGTTCACATGGCACGACTGGCATGCTGGCGACAACCGTAACCGCTTCGAAGGAAGCGATTGAGCAGGTGCTTGCCGCCGCGCACAGCTATTGCTCCGGAAACATGCCGTATGCGGCGCTGCTTGGCGTCCATCTGGAAGGGCCGTTTATTAGCGAAAAATGGCCCGGCGCCCAAAACCCCGCATTTATCGCAGAGCCAAATCTGGAGTGGCTGCAGCAATGGATTTCCGCTTATCCGGGTTTAATCCGGATGCTCACGCTCGCCCCTGAAAAAAAAGGCGCCCTTGAGCTGATTTCATGGCTGAACGAACACGGCATCGCAGCCGCTGCCGGACATACGGATGCCAATTATGAAGAAATCGCCCGTGCCGCCGATGCCGGCCTGACGCATGCCGTACATACCTTTAATGCGATGCGCGGGCTGCATCACCGCGAGCCCGGAACCGCAGGCGCCGTATTGACGGATGACCGGATATATGCCGAAATCATTGCAGACGGCGAGCATGTACACCCGGCTGCTGTACGGCTGCTGGCTTCGTCCAAGCCCGCTGACAAGCTGATCCTCATTACCGACGCGATATCGGCAGCAGGCATGCCGGACGGTGAATACGAGCTGGGCGGACTTCCCGTTACGCTGAAGGATGGCGCTGCCCGTTTAAGCGGCAGCGGCAATCTGGCTGGCAGCAGCTTAACGATGATGGGCGCATTCCGTTTTATGCTGGACCACACGGAGCTGACTGTACCCGATGTGAGCAGGCTGGCCAGCGGCAACCCGGCGAAGAGGCTTGGCTTGTTCCATACAACCGGTTCGATTGCAGCAGGCAAACGGGCGGATCTGGTGCTGGCGGATACAAACTTTGAGGTGTTGGGCACATGGGTTGGCGGCAGCCGTGTGTATGAACGAGACGGACAGCGCGAATAA
- the nagB gene encoding glucosamine-6-phosphate deaminase, whose translation MQIKIFDTAEELDAYAAGLLANTVKAKPNAVLGLATGSTPLGIYEQLVRLYESGDVSFKQATTFNLDEYVGLPASHEQSYAYYMNQHLFSRIDIPLSQTNIPDGTAADLQQECAEYEAKLAASPVDIQLLGLGHNGHIGFNEPDEALDGGTHVVQLKPGTREANARFFSSIREVPERAVTMGAGSILKANTILLAVRGADKAAIVKEALTGPITTKVPASLLQTHPRVIVLLDREAGRMLEAK comes from the coding sequence ATGCAAATAAAAATATTTGATACCGCAGAAGAGCTGGATGCCTATGCAGCCGGTTTATTGGCCAACACGGTGAAGGCAAAACCAAATGCCGTTCTTGGGCTCGCCACCGGCTCGACCCCGCTTGGCATTTATGAGCAGCTTGTCCGTTTGTATGAATCCGGAGACGTTTCCTTTAAGCAAGCCACGACGTTTAATCTGGATGAATACGTGGGCTTGCCTGCGTCTCATGAACAAAGTTATGCTTATTATATGAACCAGCACCTGTTCTCGCGTATCGACATTCCGCTCAGTCAGACGAATATTCCTGACGGCACGGCCGCTGATCTGCAGCAGGAATGTGCCGAGTATGAAGCGAAGCTTGCGGCTTCGCCAGTCGACATCCAGCTGCTTGGCCTTGGCCATAACGGCCATATCGGCTTTAACGAGCCGGATGAGGCGCTGGACGGCGGCACGCATGTCGTACAGCTGAAGCCGGGTACACGCGAAGCAAACGCGCGGTTTTTCAGCTCCATTCGCGAAGTTCCGGAGCGTGCGGTTACGATGGGAGCAGGCTCCATTTTAAAAGCAAATACGATTCTATTAGCGGTACGCGGCGCCGATAAAGCGGCGATTGTAAAAGAAGCGCTGACCGGGCCTATCACAACGAAGGTTCCCGCTTCGCTGCTTCAGACACACCCCCGTGTCATCGTGCTGCTCGACCGTGAAGCGGGAAGGATGCTGGAAGCGAAATGA